Sequence from the Trueperaceae bacterium genome:
ACGTCGACGGCTCCCGACACGTGTTCACGCCGGAACGCTCGATTCACGTCCAGCGGGCGTTGGGCGCGGACGTCGTGCTGGCGTTCGACGAGTGCACGAGCCCGCTCCACGACGAGGGGTATACCGCCGCGAGCGCGGAGCGGACGCACCGCTGGGCGGAGCGTTCGCTCCGCGCGTTCGTGGAGAGCGACGCCCGCCACGGCTACCCGCAGGCGCCGTACGGCGTCGTGCAGGGCGGCGCCTTCGAAGCGGTCCGGCGGGCGTCGGCCCGGACCCTCGCCGCGATGCGGGTGCAGGGGCGGGGGTTCGACGGCTTCGCGATCGGAGGGAACCTGGGCGACACGCGCGAAGCGATGTACCGGGTGCTGGACTGGACGGTGCCGGAGTTGCCCGACGGGCCGCCCCGCCACCTGTTGGGGATCGGCGACGTCCCCAGCGTCTTCGAGGCGGTCGAGCGGGGCGTCGATACGTTCGACAGCGTCGCGCCGACCCGAAACGCCCGCAACGGCGGGGTGTTGCGGCGCTTGGACGACGACGGCACGCCGCTGCCGTCGTTCCGGATGAACCTCAAGAACGCGCGCTTCCGCGACGACCTGCGCCCCATCGACGAGGGCTGCGGGTGCGCGACGTGCCGGACCTACAGCCGCGCCTACCTGCGGCACCTGCTGAAGGCCAACGAGCAGCTCGGCCCGCAGTTGGCGACGGTGCACAACCTGCACTTCATGGCGGACCTGATGCGACGGATCCGCGAAGCGATCGCCGCCGGCCGCTTCGCGGACCTCAAGCGCGCCTGGTTGGCGCCCCTCGAGACGGTCAGGGACCGACCTCCAGGAGGTCCACCTGCGTCCCGTCCGGCGTGAGTCGCCGCACGACCCCGACGCCGGGGACGACGAACAGGTCGACGCGGCTGCGGGCGCCGCTGCTGGTCGTCACCGTCCGGCGGACGTGCACGGCGTTGAAGCGCCCGGCGGGCGTGCGCACCCCGCGCGGACCGACGACCTCCCCCTCGACCGTCCACGTCAGGTCGCCCGCCCGGGCGGTCCCCCGCCAGGTCGCGCCCGCCGTCAACGGCGGGGCGGGGAACAGTGGGAGGGGTGGGTCGTAGCGGGTCACGACGCCGCCCGCGGCGGTGCCGTACGAGCGGACGCCGGCGGCGTCCACGACCAGCAACTCCTCGCTGATCGGCACGCCCGCTAGGGCGTGCGTCCGCCGGAGCGCGACGGCGTCCTCCGCGAGGCCGTCGGGGGGCGACGTCCACGCCGACAGGCGTTGCGTTTCGCCGTCCTCGTAGGTCCAGGTGGTGCCCGGCGTCGCCGGGTAGTACCCCGCTTGGGCGGCCGCCAGGCCGCCCTGGAGCAGGGCGGCGAGGGCGACGAGGGCGAGGGTCGCCCGGTGCGCGACCGACCGGCGGCCCCGGGCGGGCCTCCGTCCGGCCGCGCCGGTCACGTGTCGTCCCCGCCGGAGAGGGCTCGTGCGCGGGCGGTGGCGGCCTCGACCGCCTCCATCAATGCGAACCGGGTGCCGTGCCGCTCGAGCTCCCGGACGCCGGCGATGGCGGTCCCTCCTGCCGACGCGACCTCGTCCTTGAGGTCGGCGGGGCCGTCCTCCTCCAGGAGGGCGGCGGCGGCGCGCAGCACGTCGCGCGCCAACGCGCGCGCCTCCTCCCGCCCGAAGCCGGCGCGGACCCCGCCGTCGGCGAGGGCTTCGGCGACGAGGGCGGCGTAGGCGGGGCCGGACCCCGCGAGGCCGGTGAAGGCGTCGAAGCGCGCTTCGGGGAGGGGATGGACCCGCCCGACCGCCTCGAACAACGCCTCGGCGAAGGCGACGTCCTCCGCGGTCGCGTCCGACAGCGACGCGAGGGCGGTGGAGGACACGCGAGCGCGCGCGCCGAGGTTCGGCATGGCGCGAATCACGCGGCGGCTCCCGACCCGGCGCGCGATCGCGTCGGCGGGGACGCCCGCCATGATCGACACGTAACAGCCGCCGCGCCGCGCGATCAGCGGCGCGACGCGTTCGAACGCCTGCGGCTTCACGCCGATCAGGACCCGTTCGGCGCGGTGGACGCCGTCGTCGTCGAGCGTCGCGACGCCGTGCGCGGCGGCGAGCGCCGCCCGCCGGTCGGGGTCGGGATGGTAGATCCCGACGTCGTCGGCCTCCAGCACGCCGGCGCGGAGGGCGCCGGTCAGGACCGCGCCGCCCATCTTGCCGGCCCCTACGATGGCGAGTTTCACGTGGCCTCCTCTCCGTTCGAGGCGTCAGCCTACCGCGCCGACGTCCGCTCGGGCGTGCCCGTGGCCGGGCGGCGGACGGCGGCCCCGACCGCCGCCCCGACGGCGTCGGCCCGCGCGTCCCACGCGGCGGCGGTCCGGCCGGGACGGCGTGCGCGACCGCGTCGGCGAACGGCACGTCGAGCCGGCCCGCTCCGGGTGGGGCGGGCCGGCTCGGAGCGCCCGGCGATGCCGGCAGGGGCGCGCCGGTGGGGGATGCGGGGGGCGCACGCCGGTGCGGTTCAGCGGATGCCGGGCGGCACCTGCGCCTGCGGTGGTTCGGGCAGGTCCGCGGGCATGGGGACGCCCTCGAGGCGTTTGGCGACCGC
This genomic interval carries:
- the tgt gene encoding tRNA guanosine(34) transglycosylase Tgt is translated as MPAVTLDVLARDGAARTGRLTTAHGAVATPAFVGVATQGTVKSVPPEAVAETGTQLLFANTYHLYLRPGAEIVAAHGGLHRFMGWDAPILTDSGGFQVFSLGAGIEHGVGKVASIFPGEAGAAAGAPPARPGGGLVRVGEDEVEFTSHVDGSRHVFTPERSIHVQRALGADVVLAFDECTSPLHDEGYTAASAERTHRWAERSLRAFVESDARHGYPQAPYGVVQGGAFEAVRRASARTLAAMRVQGRGFDGFAIGGNLGDTREAMYRVLDWTVPELPDGPPRHLLGIGDVPSVFEAVERGVDTFDSVAPTRNARNGGVLRRLDDDGTPLPSFRMNLKNARFRDDLRPIDEGCGCATCRTYSRAYLRHLLKANEQLGPQLATVHNLHFMADLMRRIREAIAAGRFADLKRAWLAPLETVRDRPPGGPPASRPA
- the proC gene encoding pyrroline-5-carboxylate reductase, whose protein sequence is MKLAIVGAGKMGGAVLTGALRAGVLEADDVGIYHPDPDRRAALAAAHGVATLDDDGVHRAERVLIGVKPQAFERVAPLIARRGGCYVSIMAGVPADAIARRVGSRRVIRAMPNLGARARVSSTALASLSDATAEDVAFAEALFEAVGRVHPLPEARFDAFTGLAGSGPAYAALVAEALADGGVRAGFGREEARALARDVLRAAAALLEEDGPADLKDEVASAGGTAIAGVRELERHGTRFALMEAVEAATARARALSGGDDT